The following DNA comes from Falsibacillus albus.
GACAGAAGGAAGATATCTGCGAAAAAAGCGAAATATCCATTATTCTACACCTTTCGTCAAATTTCGCCCCCGCCGTTCGCCACCTTCTTCCCGCCGCCGTCCGCCGCCGCCAATTCTCCAGCAGCCCCTCTCCCCCCCCCAGCAATCCTTCCCCATCATCCGAACAAAATTTCTCGATTTTTCAGATAAATAAACAGTGATTTGTGTTAATATTTTCCTATACATATGAGTTGAGGTGTTGAAAATGGATTTTCCCGTTTGGATCCATCTGGGCGGATTCCGTTTCCATCCGCACCTGGTGTTTGAAACACTCTCTTATTTCATCGGATTCAGGGTGTATCTTTGGACAAGGAATAAAGAGAGAATCCCGTATGACACGATGCTGGCGGTGCTGGTGGGGGCGATTGTCGGGGCGGCGCTCGGGTCGAAGCTGCTGTACTGGCTGGAAGATCCGATCAAAACCATCCATTCTCTCACGGACCTCCCCTATTTAATGGAAGGGAAGACGATCGTCGGCGGATTGCTTGGAGGGTTGATCGGGGTCGAGGCAGCGAAAAAAATGGTCGGATGGAAAAAATCGACCGGCGATGAGTTTGTGCTTCCGCTCATTGTAGGAATGTCGATCGGCCGGGTCGGATGCTTTTTGACCGGGCTGGATGACCATACATACGGAACCGAAACGAAGCTGCCATTTGGGGTCGATTTCGGCGATGGGGTGCCGCGGCATCCGACGCAGCTTTATGAAATTGTATTTCTCTTCCTGCTGGCCGCCTTCGTCATTGGGCTGCGCAAGTTGAATAAATCGAAGCCGTGGGAAGGATTTGAATTTCAGCTTTTCATGGCGGGCTATTTGTTGTTCAGATTGTTGATTGATTTTATCAAACCGACGCCGCATGTGTACTTCGGCTTGAACAATATTCAACTTGCGGCCATTGCCGGGTTGATCTACTACGGACAATTAATGTACAAGAAAGCGAGGAAACATGATGCCGAATCGAAGCTATCTGTTCTATGAATTGACGAATAGCATTTGTTCCAAATGTTTGCGAAAAGTGGAAGCGAAAATCATCCTGGAAAATGACTGTGTGTACATGGTGAAGCATTGCCATGAGCATGGCAGGGAGCGGGTGCTCATCTCCACCGATATCGAGTACTACAAGAAATGCCGTGAATTCATCAAACCATCCGAAATGCCGTACCGCTTCAATACGCCGATCAAATATGGGTGTCCTTATGATTGCGGGATCTGCCCGGACCACGAGCAGCACAGCTGTTTGACCTTGATTGAAGTGACGGATCAATGCAACCTCCAATGTCCGATCTGCTATGCAGAATCATCCCCGCAGAAGAAGCGCTGGAGGTCACTGGAGGAAATCGAGTTCATGCTCGATAGCTTAGTAAAAAATGAACATGAGGTCGATATCGTCCAAATCAGCGGCGGCGAGCCGACGATCCATCCGCAGTTCTTTGACATTCTCGATTTGGCGAAAACGAAACCGATCAAGCATATCATGGTCAATACAAACGGGCTCCGGATTGCCCAGGACCGTTCGTTTGCCAAAAGGCTTGCCGAGTATCTACCTGGATTCGAACTATATCTCCAGTTTGACAGCTTTGAAAAAGAAGCCTTGAAGGAGCTTCGTGGCGTCGATTTGCGGGAAACAAGGAGGAAGGCGATCGAGCACCTTAATGAATTCAACATTTCTACGACATTGGTGGTAACGTT
Coding sequences within:
- a CDS encoding radical SAM protein, giving the protein MMPNRSYLFYELTNSICSKCLRKVEAKIILENDCVYMVKHCHEHGRERVLISTDIEYYKKCREFIKPSEMPYRFNTPIKYGCPYDCGICPDHEQHSCLTLIEVTDQCNLQCPICYAESSPQKKRWRSLEEIEFMLDSLVKNEHEVDIVQISGGEPTIHPQFFDILDLAKTKPIKHIMVNTNGLRIAQDRSFAKRLAEYLPGFELYLQFDSFEKEALKELRGVDLRETRRKAIEHLNEFNISTTLVVTLKKGLNDQEVGKIIEYGLSQKAVRGVTFQPIQAAGRLEDFDPATDRLTLSEVRQMIIDQSDVFNSEDIIPVPCHPDCLAMGYALKTNGKVTPLTGMIDPKVLLEGERNTIVFEQDEEIKDKIFKLFSLNHSPLSSSMSLKDLLCCLPKVSAPNISYDNVFRVIIMQFLDAYNFDIRSVKKSCVHIAHPDGKIIPFDTYNLFYRDDKVKRLEEIRAEMTGVNHERV
- a CDS encoding prolipoprotein diacylglyceryl transferase; the protein is MDFPVWIHLGGFRFHPHLVFETLSYFIGFRVYLWTRNKERIPYDTMLAVLVGAIVGAALGSKLLYWLEDPIKTIHSLTDLPYLMEGKTIVGGLLGGLIGVEAAKKMVGWKKSTGDEFVLPLIVGMSIGRVGCFLTGLDDHTYGTETKLPFGVDFGDGVPRHPTQLYEIVFLFLLAAFVIGLRKLNKSKPWEGFEFQLFMAGYLLFRLLIDFIKPTPHVYFGLNNIQLAAIAGLIYYGQLMYKKARKHDAESKLSVL